CGCCGCCCTCTGCCCCGGCCGTCCCAATACGAACGCCCGGGTGAGCACGAACGCGGCGTGTCCCCCCGTGTCGCGCCGGCCCACCCGGACGTTATTCATCGTCGTCAGCGCCGCGGACCCCCCGAAACGGCCGCGCGCGGGGAAAACCCGCGGAGGCCCTGGCCTGCCGGGCGTCCGCTGCGGGGTAGTCCCCGATTCGCAGCCGGTGTTACAGACGAACTCCTTCAGGTCGCCCTGCCGAGGTCGGGTATGCTGACGCCGACCCGGGCCTCGGCCAGGAGGATCGAACGTGTCGGACATGCAGGCGGACCGGGAGCGATTGCTGGTCCGGAGGCTCCGTTCAGGCGACGAGACGGCCTTTGCCGAGCTCGTGGACTCCATGCACGGCCGTCTGCTGGCCTTCGCCCGCACCTTTACTTCGTCCCCGGCGCTGGCCGAGGACATCGTGCAGGAGACCTGGCTGGGGGTGATTCGGGGCCTCGCGGGCTTCGAGGAACGCTCGAAGCTGCGAACGTGGATCTTCGGCATTCTCGTCCGCCGGGCCCGCACGCTCGCGGCGCGCGAGGCGCGGCGTTCCGAGGTGCCGCTCAAGGCTGCCGGCGACGACGGCGAACCGACGCAGGAGTGGGTGCCGGGCGCGGGCAAGGCGGGCCTGTGGACGGAGCGGCCGGTTCCCTGGGGGCTCGAGGATCCGGCCCTGGCGCTGCGGACGGCCGAAGCCGCCCGCGTCATTCGCGAAGCCGTCGAGTCCCTGCCGCCGGTCCAGCGGCAGGTCGTCCTGCTGCGCGACGTCGAGGACGTCGGCGCCCAGGAGGTCTGTAACATACTGTCCGTCAGCGAGACGAACCTGAGGGTGCTGCTCCACCGCGGACGCGCCCGCATCCGGCGGGCCCTCGACCGTCACGTGCGGGGCGCGATGTCGGCGCAGGCGCAGCTCGCACCGCGGAATCCGGGAGAGTCGGCATGACCTGCCATGAAGCCATTGACGTCATGGGCGAGGCGCTCGAAGGCCACCTCGATGTGGCGCTGCTGCCCGGCTTCGACGCTCACCTGGCCGAGTGCCGGCCCTGCGCGACGTACTTCGAGCACCTGCAGGTTGTCCGCCGGGCGCTGCTCGAGCTTCCCGGCGAGCCCTCGACGAGCCCGCATCGCTCCGAGCTGCTCGCCGAGTACCGTCGCCGCTTCCGCACGGACGTGAAGCGACGGTTACCATGATCTCGCCGTGTCGGGGGCCGAATCACTTCCTTCCGGGGTGTACCTTGTGCGTCCGTGCGTCGGCCCCGCGCGCATGACACGACGACTCGCGGTGATTCGCTGACCACCGAGCGGATGACGCTTGTGACGAACGACGCGGCGCCGGCTCCGCGCCACCTTCGGTTCCGCCCTGCGGAAGCCACCGCGACGCGTCCGCCTACATGTGCGCGACGATGTTGTCCCCGAACTCGCTGCACTTGATCTCGGTCGCGCCTTCCATGAGGCGCGCGAAATCATAGGTCACGCGCCGGCTGCCGATCGCGCCGTCCATGCCCTTCAGGATCAGGTCGGCGGCCTCGTTCCAGCCCAGGTAGCGCAGCATCATCTCGCCCGAGAGCACGACCGAGCCCGGGTTCACCTTGTCGAGGTCGGCGTACTTGGGGGCGGTGCCGTGCGTGGCCTCGAAGACGGCGTGGCCCGTCACGTAGTTGATGTTGCCGCCGGGCGCGATGCCGATGCCGCCGACCTGCGCGGCCAGCGCGTCCGAGAGGTAGTCGCCGTTCAGGTTGAGCGTGGCGATGACGTCGAACTCTTCGGGGCGGGTCAGCACCTGCTGCAGCGTGATGTCGGCGATCGCGTCCTTGACGATCACCCGTCCCGCGGCCACGGCGGCCTTCTGCTCGGCGTTCGCGGCCTCCTCACCCTTCGCCGCCCGGGTGCGCTCCCACTGGTCCCAGGTGTACACGCGGTCGGCGAACTCGCGCTCGGCGAGCGCGTAGCCCCAGTTGCGGAACGCGCCCTCGGTGAATTTCATGATGTTGCCCTTGTGGACGAGGGTGACGCTCTTCAGCTTCTGCGCCAGCGCGTACTCGATCGCGGCGCGGATCAACCGCTCGCTGCCCTCGCGCGAGACGGGCTTGAAGCCGATGCCGCTCGTTTCGGGAAAGCGCACCTTCTTGTGCATCGAGGGGAAGTTGTCCTTCAGGAACGCGAGCACCTTCTTCGCCTCGTCCGATCCTTCCGCGAACTCGATTCCCGCGTAGATGTCCTCCGTGTTCTCGCGGAAGATCACCATGTCCACCTTCTCGGGGTGCTTCACGGGCGAGGGCACGCCCTGGAACCAGCGCACCGGGCGAAGGCAGACATACAGGTCGAGGATCTGGCGCAACGCCA
Above is a window of Candidatus Eisenbacteria bacterium DNA encoding:
- the icd gene encoding NADP-dependent isocitrate dehydrogenase, with protein sequence MSVLQGESITLRDGRLVVPSHPILPFIEGDGTGRDIWRASVRVFDAAVAKAYGGGRQIVWKEVLAGQKAFDATGNWLPDETLDAFRTHLVGIKGPLTTPIGGGIRSLNVALRQILDLYVCLRPVRWFQGVPSPVKHPEKVDMVIFRENTEDIYAGIEFAEGSDEAKKVLAFLKDNFPSMHKKVRFPETSGIGFKPVSREGSERLIRAAIEYALAQKLKSVTLVHKGNIMKFTEGAFRNWGYALAEREFADRVYTWDQWERTRAAKGEEAANAEQKAAVAAGRVIVKDAIADITLQQVLTRPEEFDVIATLNLNGDYLSDALAAQVGGIGIAPGGNINYVTGHAVFEATHGTAPKYADLDKVNPGSVVLSGEMMLRYLGWNEAADLILKGMDGAIGSRRVTYDFARLMEGATEIKCSEFGDNIVAHM
- a CDS encoding RNA polymerase sigma factor, whose amino-acid sequence is MSDMQADRERLLVRRLRSGDETAFAELVDSMHGRLLAFARTFTSSPALAEDIVQETWLGVIRGLAGFEERSKLRTWIFGILVRRARTLAAREARRSEVPLKAAGDDGEPTQEWVPGAGKAGLWTERPVPWGLEDPALALRTAEAARVIREAVESLPPVQRQVVLLRDVEDVGAQEVCNILSVSETNLRVLLHRGRARIRRALDRHVRGAMSAQAQLAPRNPGESA